One Aegilops tauschii subsp. strangulata cultivar AL8/78 chromosome 7, Aet v6.0, whole genome shotgun sequence genomic window carries:
- the LOC141027032 gene encoding uncharacterized protein gives MGETPFFLIYGAEAVLPHEVKHRSPRVLAFDEACQDASRGMDLVLGEEGRHPASLRVARYQQALRPYHCRSVRSRTLEVGDLVLRWVVSREGLHKLLPTWEGLFRIAHVSRPGAARLETQDGVPIQNS, from the coding sequence atgggcgagaccccattcttcctcatCTACGGGGCTGAGGCGGTCCTCCCTCATGAGGTTAAACATCGATCTCCGCGGGTCTTGGCGTTTGACGAGGCATGCCAGGACGCctcgcgggggatggacctcgtgctgggggaggagggCCGCCACCCAGCCTCGCTCCGTGTCgcgaggtaccagcaggcgctgcggccgTATCACTGCCgtagcgtccgctccaggaccctcgaggtgggtgacctcgtcctaaggTGGGTGGTCTCCAGGGAGGGGCTTCACAAGCTCTTGCCTACGTGGGAGGGCCTGTTCAGGATCGCCCATGTCTCCAGGCCCGGCGCCGcacgcctggagacgcaggacggggtccccatccagaaTAGCTGA